Proteins encoded by one window of Conger conger chromosome 1, fConCon1.1, whole genome shotgun sequence:
- the cipca gene encoding CLOCK-interacting pacemaker a isoform X2: MSSKAKVGSHRRLSTYMVDNMKTSKPESERDSGFSDGSSGYLSAVDQMDSEDAGRPGSQAQVAVMTGSYPGLSPMIIMNNVVLKQPNTPTPALKPWGFQSALEMLPQPQVVFLQPMVSNGSSASHKSAPNKRRKSSRKYLPILKSYPKIAPHPGESLSEKGGSAHSSGQSSLASGQERRHRHRLRRDSPQASPASTAEPSVTSAPPAPPVSPSRCGSLPSPGVTDAPSAVNSAPAANVPGLTPSQPPSTPAAPGAETDALASWAWPTELASSDDGSCLGILSESHSKQQRFCNTYNILHRSGLLGITLRTKDLIRQNRRTQGQLEQLKRHAGLFAEAVRSGDPQVWTKLQLSMMEAVPAGAEEQEGGGKDTLDALP; encoded by the exons ATGGCAGCTCAGGCTACTTGAGTGCTGTAGACCAGATGGACTCAGAAGATGCCGGAAGGCCAGGCAGCCAGGCCCAGGTGGCAGTAATGACAGGGTCGTACCCCGGCCTCTCCCCGATGATCATCATGAACAACGTTGTCCTCAAGCAG CCGAATACACCGACACCAGCACTGAAGCCCTGGGGGTTCCAATCCGCCCTGGAAATGCTTCCTCAGCCACAGGTGGTTTTCTTGCAGCCGATGGTCTCCAACGGTAGCAGTGCCTCGCACAAGAGTGCCCCCAACAAGCGCCGGAAATCCAGCAGGAAGTATCTGCCCATCCTCAAATCATACCCCAAAATTGCCCCTCACCCTGGGGAAAGCCTCTCGGAGAAAGGCGGCTCTGCCCACTCCTCCGGGCAGAGCAGTTTGGCCTCCGGCCAGGAACGGCGCCACCGCCATCGCCTGAGACGCGACTCTCCGCAGGCAAGCCCGGCCAGTACAGCCGAGCCCTCCGTCACCTCCgctccccccgccccgcccgtctCTCCCAGCCGCTGcggctctctcccctcccccggcGTCACGGACGCCCCCTCAGCCGTAAACTCAGCCCCAGCCGCTAACGTCCCGGGGCTGACGCCATCGCAGCCGCCTTCTACACCCGCCGCTCCAGGCGCCGAGACGGACGCCCTGGCGTCCTGGGCGTGGCCGACGGAGCTGGCCTCCTCCGATGACGGCAGCTGCCTGGGCATCCTCTCTGAGAGCCACAGCAAGCAGCAGCGCTTCTGCAACACCTACAACATCCTCCACCGGTCCGGCTTGCTGGGCATCACGCTGCGCACCAAGGATCTGATCCGGCAGAACCGCCGCACCCAGGGccagctggagcagctgaagCGGCACGCCGGGCTGTTCGCGGAGGCTGTACGCAGCGGAGACCCCCAGGTCTGGACTAAGCTGCAGCTGAGCATGATGGAGGCCGTCCCTGCTGGagcggaggagcaggagggcggGGGGAAGGACACGCTGGACGCACTGCCGTGA
- the cipca gene encoding CLOCK-interacting pacemaker a isoform X1, with translation MSSKAKVGSHRRLSTYMVDNMKTSKPESERDSGFSDGSSGYLSAVDQMDSEDAGRPGSQAQVAVMTGSYPGLSPMIIMNNVVLKQVCQPNTPTPALKPWGFQSALEMLPQPQVVFLQPMVSNGSSASHKSAPNKRRKSSRKYLPILKSYPKIAPHPGESLSEKGGSAHSSGQSSLASGQERRHRHRLRRDSPQASPASTAEPSVTSAPPAPPVSPSRCGSLPSPGVTDAPSAVNSAPAANVPGLTPSQPPSTPAAPGAETDALASWAWPTELASSDDGSCLGILSESHSKQQRFCNTYNILHRSGLLGITLRTKDLIRQNRRTQGQLEQLKRHAGLFAEAVRSGDPQVWTKLQLSMMEAVPAGAEEQEGGGKDTLDALP, from the exons ATGGCAGCTCAGGCTACTTGAGTGCTGTAGACCAGATGGACTCAGAAGATGCCGGAAGGCCAGGCAGCCAGGCCCAGGTGGCAGTAATGACAGGGTCGTACCCCGGCCTCTCCCCGATGATCATCATGAACAACGTTGTCCTCAAGCAGGTCTGCCAG CCGAATACACCGACACCAGCACTGAAGCCCTGGGGGTTCCAATCCGCCCTGGAAATGCTTCCTCAGCCACAGGTGGTTTTCTTGCAGCCGATGGTCTCCAACGGTAGCAGTGCCTCGCACAAGAGTGCCCCCAACAAGCGCCGGAAATCCAGCAGGAAGTATCTGCCCATCCTCAAATCATACCCCAAAATTGCCCCTCACCCTGGGGAAAGCCTCTCGGAGAAAGGCGGCTCTGCCCACTCCTCCGGGCAGAGCAGTTTGGCCTCCGGCCAGGAACGGCGCCACCGCCATCGCCTGAGACGCGACTCTCCGCAGGCAAGCCCGGCCAGTACAGCCGAGCCCTCCGTCACCTCCgctccccccgccccgcccgtctCTCCCAGCCGCTGcggctctctcccctcccccggcGTCACGGACGCCCCCTCAGCCGTAAACTCAGCCCCAGCCGCTAACGTCCCGGGGCTGACGCCATCGCAGCCGCCTTCTACACCCGCCGCTCCAGGCGCCGAGACGGACGCCCTGGCGTCCTGGGCGTGGCCGACGGAGCTGGCCTCCTCCGATGACGGCAGCTGCCTGGGCATCCTCTCTGAGAGCCACAGCAAGCAGCAGCGCTTCTGCAACACCTACAACATCCTCCACCGGTCCGGCTTGCTGGGCATCACGCTGCGCACCAAGGATCTGATCCGGCAGAACCGCCGCACCCAGGGccagctggagcagctgaagCGGCACGCCGGGCTGTTCGCGGAGGCTGTACGCAGCGGAGACCCCCAGGTCTGGACTAAGCTGCAGCTGAGCATGATGGAGGCCGTCCCTGCTGGagcggaggagcaggagggcggGGGGAAGGACACGCTGGACGCACTGCCGTGA